Within the Actinomycetota bacterium genome, the region ACAGGTTCTCGACCAGCTGCCGGCAGAACAGTCCGGCGTCGGTGACGATCCCCAGCACCTGGTGGGAGCCCCGGTCCGCCAGCTTGGTCACCACGGCTTGGTTGATGTCCACGCAGAAGGTGTCGACCGTGGCCGGCAGCAGGTTCCCGGTCGCGATCGCGTGCAGCGTCGAAGCGAGCATGAGCGCCACCCGCACGCCCTCCAGGTGGGCGCGCATCGCCTCCTGCGCATCGACCACGTCGGTGAAGACGTCCGGCAGCGGACCGTCGTCGCGCACCGACCCGCCCAGCACGAACGGGACCCCGCGCCGGACGCACTCGTACATCACGCCGGATGTGACGAGGCCTTGCTCGACGGCGGCGGCGATGGACCCGGCCCTCCGCACGG harbors:
- a CDS encoding TIGR00300 family protein, giving the protein SQVTDRIRGAKASGGKLLAVCGPAVVHTGAASDVARLVREGWVDVLFAGNGFATHDIEASMLGTSLGVSLEGGPPAEGGHANHLRTINAVRRAGSIAAAVEQGLVTSGVMYECVRRGVPFVLGGSVRDDGPLPDVFTDVVDAQEAMRAHLEGVRVALMLASTLHAIATGNLLPATVDTFCVDINQAVVTKLADRGSHQVLGIVTDAGLFCRQLVENLCT